The proteins below are encoded in one region of Fimbriimonadaceae bacterium:
- a CDS encoding TlpA family protein disulfide reductase, producing MRVKSLYVGLLTVALAGSAFSQETPQPLTIGDPAPTFKPVGWVKGTPVPEFEKGKVYVVEFWATWCGPCLQSMPHLSDMADKMKGKVDFIGVNTWDRNEEGEKEPGNAKHEERIKKFVAENGQKMRYNVAMDDERDTIANTWMRAAGQNGIPCAFIVNQEGQIAWIGHPMSMEEPVEQVYNGTFDLQAFKTKFDEEAAQARAEMKLSQDAQAAAKEGDMEKFEGLIAKFDGEKSDAVVRGASIASRANPEFAMKYVEANMDKVTVDPVDWCNILGSIAQSTKDEATKTKALAMSADCAEKANPEMKGVAYAFHARSLSQTGRKDEAKQYIAKARAAVKDYPEQGRESLSKFIDGIEKSIQ from the coding sequence ATGCGAGTTAAGAGCCTCTACGTCGGTCTATTGACCGTTGCGCTCGCGGGTAGCGCCTTTTCTCAAGAAACCCCGCAGCCGCTGACCATCGGCGACCCGGCCCCGACTTTCAAGCCGGTCGGCTGGGTGAAGGGAACCCCGGTGCCCGAGTTCGAGAAAGGGAAGGTCTACGTCGTCGAGTTTTGGGCCACTTGGTGCGGCCCTTGCCTGCAGTCCATGCCCCACCTGAGCGACATGGCCGACAAGATGAAAGGCAAGGTCGACTTCATCGGAGTGAACACGTGGGACCGGAACGAGGAGGGCGAGAAAGAGCCCGGCAACGCGAAGCACGAGGAGCGCATCAAGAAGTTCGTGGCCGAGAACGGCCAGAAGATGCGCTACAACGTCGCGATGGACGACGAGCGCGACACGATCGCCAACACTTGGATGCGCGCCGCCGGCCAAAACGGCATCCCCTGCGCCTTCATCGTCAACCAGGAGGGCCAGATCGCTTGGATCGGCCACCCGATGAGCATGGAAGAGCCGGTCGAGCAGGTCTATAACGGCACGTTCGACCTCCAAGCCTTCAAGACGAAGTTCGACGAGGAAGCCGCCCAGGCCCGCGCCGAGATGAAGCTTTCCCAAGACGCCCAGGCCGCCGCTAAGGAAGGCGACATGGAGAAGTTCGAGGGGCTCATCGCAAAATTCGACGGTGAGAAGAGCGACGCGGTCGTGCGGGGCGCGAGCATCGCTTCCCGCGCGAACCCCGAGTTCGCCATGAAGTATGTTGAGGCGAACATGGACAAGGTCACCGTCGACCCCGTCGACTGGTGCAACATCCTGGGCTCGATCGCCCAGTCCACCAAGGACGAAGCGACGAAGACCAAGGCTCTCGCGATGTCGGCCGATTGTGCCGAGAAGGCGAACCCCGAGATGAAGGGCGTCGCCTACGCCTTCCACGCCCGGTCGCTCTCCCAAACCGGACGCAAGGACGAGGCGAAGCAGTACATCGCGAAGGCGCGCGCGGCCGTCAAGGACTATCCTGAGCAGGGCCGCGAATCGCTGTCCAAGTTCATCGACGGCATCGAGAAGTCGATCCAGTAA